One stretch of uncultured Desulfovibrio sp. DNA includes these proteins:
- a CDS encoding TlpA disulfide reductase family protein: MKKLILALLLCLALPCSALAASSSVPTLNLAGLTDMLAKNKGKVIMLNFFATWCPPCRVEIPELVNVRKKYAEKDVLIVSISLDEDSKVVPPFVEKMKMTYPVFVADREVARAFKISQIPHNAFYSKDGQLILSEPGMADAEMVEMVFKKLLEQK; encoded by the coding sequence ATGAAGAAACTCATCCTGGCCTTATTGCTGTGTCTGGCTTTGCCGTGCTCGGCGCTGGCGGCCTCGTCATCGGTTCCCACCCTGAATTTGGCCGGGCTGACGGATATGCTTGCCAAAAACAAGGGCAAGGTCATCATGCTCAATTTCTTCGCCACATGGTGCCCTCCGTGCCGCGTTGAAATCCCCGAGCTTGTGAACGTTCGCAAAAAGTACGCGGAAAAAGACGTGCTTATCGTGAGCATCTCCCTTGATGAAGATTCCAAGGTTGTGCCCCCCTTTGTGGAAAAGATGAAGATGACATACCCCGTCTTTGTCGCTGACCGCGAAGTGGCGCGGGCGTTCAAGATTTCGCAGATTCCTCACAATGCCTTCTACAGCAAGGATGGCCAGCTCATTCTTTCTGAACCCGGCATGGCGGACGCCGAAATGGTCGAAATGGTCTTTAAAAAGCTGCTGGAACAGAAATAA
- a CDS encoding N-acetyltransferase: MENTLVVRKAHMDDVKSMHGLLLQCAQKGLLLPRALIHLYGHVRNFMVAENTAGEIVGCCALAPVWEDLAEICSLVVREEARRLGTGRELVNACLSECRDLHIQKVFALTYQEAFFARLGFRVVDKDVLPQKIWADCVHCAKYPNCDETAVYFELDSAAKDVGEVHAQG; this comes from the coding sequence ATGGAAAATACCCTTGTGGTGCGCAAAGCCCACATGGACGATGTAAAGTCCATGCATGGGCTTTTGCTGCAATGCGCCCAGAAAGGGCTTTTGCTGCCCCGCGCGCTGATCCATCTTTATGGGCATGTGCGCAACTTTATGGTTGCGGAGAATACGGCTGGCGAGATAGTGGGCTGCTGCGCCCTTGCCCCGGTGTGGGAAGACCTGGCCGAAATATGCTCGCTTGTGGTGCGTGAAGAAGCCCGCCGCCTGGGAACGGGCCGGGAGCTTGTCAACGCCTGCCTCAGCGAATGCCGCGACCTGCATATTCAGAAAGTATTTGCGCTTACATACCAGGAGGCGTTTTTTGCCCGCCTGGGTTTCAGGGTTGTGGACAAGGATGTTTTGCCGCAAAAAATATGGGCCGACTGCGTGCACTGCGCTAAGTACCCCAACTGCGACGAAACGGCCGTCTATTTTGAACTGGATTCCGCTGCAAAGGACGTAGGAGAGGTGCATGCCCAAGGCTAA